A section of the candidate division KSB1 bacterium genome encodes:
- a CDS encoding Gfo/Idh/MocA family oxidoreductase, giving the protein MPEENVRESEHQAQPPQARRGIGRREVLKGLASVPVLGLFVYGLLKKRSLDESRRAQILSELGLGEAPAVLPKTTGKKAGELIRLGIIGFGGRGEDLIRAAGFAHPDWVEQKRRDAEKNKLDKWLEDWLKQEDLNIALTAVCDVFDVRAERGLAASKNEVRPGGTGAPLAGAKRYRHYQELLASKDVDAVIIATPDHWHAQMAIDAAQAGKHVYLEKCMTRTEEEVYRLHEAVTRSGIVFQLGHQNRQQATHAKAREIVQKGILGPITLVETTTNRNSPGGAWVYDIHKDGSPQTIDWEQFQGPAPHKVPFSLERFFRWRCWFDYGTGLSGDLLSHEYDAVNQILDLVIPHSAVASGGIYFYKDGRDVPDVFHVVFEYPERNLTLIYSATLASNRNRGKVFMGHDAAMEVGGVLTVTPDYESTRFKKKIEDGVIDPSLPLFTYHPGAKGIDAVTSASEQYFASRGLLYTYREGKRVDVSHLHIKEWLDCIRNGGQPSCNIERGFEEAITCHMATKSYLEGRKVLWDPVKQRIV; this is encoded by the coding sequence ATGCCTGAAGAGAACGTCCGCGAAAGCGAGCACCAGGCGCAGCCACCCCAGGCACGTCGAGGGATTGGCAGACGCGAGGTGCTCAAGGGCCTGGCTTCGGTGCCAGTGTTGGGGCTCTTCGTTTACGGTCTGCTCAAGAAGCGGTCGTTGGATGAAAGCCGCCGCGCGCAGATTCTGTCGGAGCTGGGTCTGGGCGAGGCGCCGGCCGTGCTGCCCAAGACTACCGGCAAGAAGGCCGGCGAGCTGATCCGCCTCGGCATCATCGGCTTCGGCGGCCGCGGCGAGGACCTGATTCGGGCAGCAGGCTTTGCCCACCCCGATTGGGTGGAGCAAAAGCGCCGCGACGCAGAGAAGAACAAGTTGGACAAATGGCTGGAGGACTGGCTCAAGCAGGAAGACCTGAACATCGCCCTGACCGCAGTATGCGACGTCTTCGACGTGCGCGCCGAGCGCGGTTTGGCGGCCTCCAAGAACGAGGTGCGGCCAGGAGGAACCGGCGCGCCCTTGGCAGGAGCCAAACGCTACCGCCACTACCAGGAGCTATTAGCCAGCAAGGACGTGGACGCGGTGATTATCGCCACGCCCGACCACTGGCACGCGCAGATGGCCATCGATGCCGCCCAGGCCGGCAAGCACGTCTACTTGGAAAAGTGCATGACGCGGACCGAGGAGGAGGTCTATCGCCTGCACGAGGCGGTGACGCGCAGCGGCATCGTCTTTCAGCTCGGCCACCAGAACCGCCAGCAGGCCACCCATGCCAAGGCGCGAGAGATCGTGCAGAAGGGCATCTTGGGCCCCATCACCCTGGTGGAGACCACCACCAATCGCAACTCGCCGGGCGGCGCCTGGGTGTACGACATCCACAAGGACGGCAGCCCGCAGACCATCGACTGGGAGCAATTCCAGGGGCCGGCGCCGCACAAGGTGCCGTTTAGCTTGGAACGCTTCTTCCGCTGGCGCTGCTGGTTCGATTATGGCACCGGCCTCTCCGGCGACCTGCTGTCGCACGAGTACGATGCCGTCAACCAAATCCTCGACTTGGTCATACCGCACTCGGCGGTGGCCTCCGGCGGCATCTACTTCTACAAGGACGGCCGCGACGTGCCCGACGTCTTCCACGTAGTCTTTGAGTATCCCGAGCGCAACCTGACGCTCATTTACAGCGCCACACTGGCCAGCAACCGCAATCGCGGCAAGGTGTTTATGGGCCACGACGCGGCCATGGAGGTGGGCGGCGTTCTCACCGTGACCCCCGACTATGAGTCTACGCGCTTCAAGAAAAAAATCGAGGACGGGGTCATTGACCCCTCTCTGCCGCTGTTCACCTATCACCCAGGCGCCAAGGGCATCGACGCGGTCACCTCGGCCAGCGAGCAGTACTTCGCCTCGCGCGGGCTCCTGTACACCTATCGCGAGGGCAAGCGGGTGGACGTCTCACACCTGCACATCAAGGAGTGGTTAGACTGCATTCGCAATGGCGGGCAACCCAGTTGCAACATCGAACGCGGCTTCGAGGAGGCCATCACCTGCCACATGGCCACCAAGTCCTATCTGGAAGGGCGCAAGGTCTTGTGGGACCCGGTCAAGCAGAGAATTGTCTGA
- a CDS encoding Gfo/Idh/MocA family oxidoreductase — protein sequence MEVTRLGVGIVGGGFVGSFHIRSWVGVRDADILGIVDKNRRTAQAAASLAKKLRVGDAKPYKSISDMVADPAIHAIWICIPNYARLEVMEEIVHALETGQGELIGVACEKPLGRTVAEARKMRDLARKAGLLDGYLENQIFSPSVVRGKQIVWSRGAAIAGRPYLARAAEEHSGPHMPWFWEGTLQGGGVLNDMMCHSVEAARFLLTPPGAPRNVLTPVKVTAHTSCLKWQRPEYVRHLKKYSEGKLDYRRRPAEDFARSLIEYHDEHGEPLIVETTTSWCYVGAGLRLSMELLGPEYSLAINTLESGLRVFFSRKVKGEQGEDLVEKQNAEMGLMPVVSNEESEYGYEAENRHMVQSFLAGKRPMENFDDGLSVTELLMTAYMSAEQQKTLSFPPPGLDSFVPAVAQGRWNPRKL from the coding sequence ATGGAAGTGACCAGGCTGGGGGTCGGAATCGTGGGGGGAGGATTTGTGGGGAGCTTCCACATCCGCTCGTGGGTGGGGGTACGCGATGCCGACATCTTAGGCATCGTGGACAAGAATCGCCGGACTGCGCAAGCAGCGGCCTCCTTGGCCAAAAAGCTGCGCGTTGGCGATGCCAAGCCGTACAAGAGCATCTCCGACATGGTGGCCGACCCGGCCATCCACGCCATCTGGATCTGCATCCCCAACTATGCGCGCTTGGAGGTGATGGAGGAGATCGTCCATGCCTTAGAGACGGGCCAAGGGGAGCTGATCGGCGTGGCCTGCGAAAAGCCCTTGGGGCGCACCGTGGCTGAGGCACGCAAGATGCGCGATCTAGCCAGAAAGGCCGGCCTGCTGGACGGCTACTTAGAAAACCAAATTTTCTCCCCCAGCGTGGTACGGGGAAAACAGATTGTCTGGTCCCGCGGAGCGGCCATTGCCGGCAGGCCGTACTTGGCGCGGGCCGCCGAGGAGCACAGCGGACCGCACATGCCGTGGTTCTGGGAGGGCACCTTGCAGGGCGGCGGCGTACTGAACGACATGATGTGCCACTCCGTGGAAGCGGCGCGTTTCCTGCTCACCCCGCCAGGAGCGCCGCGCAACGTGCTCACCCCGGTCAAGGTGACCGCCCACACCTCTTGCCTGAAGTGGCAACGTCCGGAGTACGTCCGTCACCTCAAGAAGTATAGCGAGGGCAAGCTGGACTACCGCCGGCGTCCTGCCGAGGACTTTGCCAGGTCGCTCATCGAGTACCACGACGAGCACGGCGAGCCGCTGATTGTCGAAACCACCACCTCCTGGTGCTACGTGGGCGCCGGGCTGCGTCTGAGCATGGAGCTTCTGGGGCCGGAGTATTCTCTGGCCATCAACACCCTCGAGTCCGGGCTGCGGGTCTTCTTCAGCCGAAAGGTGAAAGGCGAGCAGGGCGAGGATTTGGTGGAAAAGCAGAACGCCGAGATGGGCTTGATGCCGGTGGTGAGCAACGAGGAGAGCGAGTACGGCTACGAGGCGGAAAACCGCCACATGGTGCAGTCCTTCTTGGCCGGCAAACGGCCCATGGAGAACTTTGACGACGGCCTGAGCGTGACCGAGCTGCTCATGACTGCCTACATGAGCGCCGAGCAACAGAAGACGCTCTCCTTCCCGCCGCCTGGTCTGGACAGTTTCGTCCCAGCGGTGGCGCAAGGCAGGTGGAATCCGCGCAAGCTATAG
- a CDS encoding pyridoxal-dependent decarboxylase: MHIPSQESVGDWSPEEFRRHAEQTLHWVSSYLENLRSYPVLSRAAPGQIKAQLPASPPEQPQPFADSLADFERVVLPGITHWNHPRFFAYFSITGSCPGILGELISSALNVNAMLWKTSPAATELEQVVLDWLRQIVGLPEDFCGVINDTASVSSLCAMAAAREAVGLAIREQGLSGRSDLPRLCMYTSDQAHSSIEKAAIVLGIGQQWLRTIPCDAQYRIDVRALEQAIRADEAAGHRPLCVVATIGTTSTTSVDPVAAIAELCAEHALWLHVDAAYGGAAAIVPEKRYLFTGWQRADSIVVNPHKWLFTPIDCSVLFCRRPEVLRQAFSLTPEYLRTAEQGQVTNLMDYGVSLGRRFRALKLWMVIRSLGTAGIAQALRQHMAYAERLAEAIAAHPDFELVAPVPFSTVVFRYRPRGVPEERLNALNERLLAAVNGTGKAMLSHTVLRGVYALRLAIGNLRTTWADVELAWRVVQEEAERVGRE; encoded by the coding sequence ATGCACATTCCTTCTCAAGAGAGCGTCGGCGACTGGTCGCCTGAGGAGTTCCGGCGGCACGCCGAGCAGACGCTCCACTGGGTGAGCTCGTATTTGGAGAACTTGCGCTCCTATCCGGTGCTGTCGCGCGCCGCACCGGGCCAAATCAAAGCACAGCTCCCTGCCTCTCCTCCTGAACAGCCGCAGCCGTTTGCTGACAGCCTCGCCGACTTTGAGCGGGTGGTTCTGCCCGGTATCACCCACTGGAACCACCCGCGTTTCTTCGCCTATTTCTCCATCACCGGTTCCTGTCCAGGCATCTTGGGCGAGCTCATCTCCTCGGCGCTCAACGTGAACGCCATGCTCTGGAAGACCTCGCCGGCGGCAACAGAACTGGAGCAGGTTGTCCTGGACTGGCTGCGGCAGATAGTCGGCCTGCCAGAGGACTTTTGCGGTGTCATCAACGACACCGCCTCGGTGAGCAGTCTCTGCGCTATGGCTGCGGCGCGCGAGGCTGTCGGCTTGGCGATTCGCGAACAGGGGCTGAGTGGCAGAAGCGACCTACCGCGCCTGTGCATGTACACCTCCGACCAGGCGCACTCGTCCATCGAAAAGGCGGCAATCGTCTTAGGCATCGGCCAGCAGTGGCTGCGCACAATTCCCTGTGACGCCCAGTACCGCATCGATGTTCGCGCCTTGGAGCAGGCCATCCGCGCCGATGAGGCCGCCGGCCATCGCCCCCTGTGCGTGGTGGCCACCATCGGCACCACCTCCACGACCAGCGTCGACCCGGTAGCGGCAATTGCCGAGCTGTGCGCCGAGCATGCCCTGTGGCTGCATGTGGACGCAGCCTACGGGGGCGCCGCCGCCATCGTGCCGGAAAAGCGCTACCTGTTCACCGGCTGGCAGAGGGCCGACTCTATTGTCGTCAACCCGCACAAGTGGCTCTTCACTCCCATCGACTGCAGCGTGCTCTTCTGCCGCAGGCCCGAGGTGCTGCGCCAGGCTTTTAGCCTCACGCCCGAGTATCTGCGCACCGCCGAGCAGGGCCAGGTGACCAACCTGATGGACTATGGCGTCTCCTTGGGACGGCGTTTCCGCGCCCTGAAGCTATGGATGGTCATTCGCTCGCTGGGCACTGCCGGGATCGCCCAGGCGTTGCGCCAGCACATGGCCTATGCCGAACGTTTGGCTGAGGCCATTGCTGCCCACCCTGATTTTGAGCTGGTGGCGCCGGTGCCGTTCAGCACCGTGGTCTTTCGCTATCGGCCGCGCGGGGTGCCGGAGGAGCGCCTCAATGCGCTGAACGAGCGACTGCTTGCCGCCGTGAACGGCACGGGAAAGGCCATGCTCTCCCACACCGTGCTGCGTGGCGTGTATGCCCTGCGCTTAGCCATCGGCAACCTGCGCACCACCTGGGCGGATGTGGAACTGGCGTGGCGGGTGGTGCAGGAGGAAGCAGAGAGGGTGGGGCGGGAATAG
- a CDS encoding MFS transporter codes for MSTKTRLGIMMFLQYAIWGAWAPVLSEYLMNRLGFTGVQVGWIYAVLPLATIVAPFLGGQVADRWLASEKVIAMLQLAGGVLLLAMSRLTSYGTLLPLMLLYCLLYAPTLAITNSIAMINLESSEKEFGRIRVWGTIGWIAAGWLLAAWRYGGQSLMLRGDTLFLAGIFSLIMGLQAFSLPHTPPKKEGVNPFAFLEALKMLRDKNFLIFVSITFVVATELEFYYILTAPFLQSPVIGLPAKSISAVMTIAQVAEIFVMAFLLSLFLEKYGMRNTLAIGALAWPIRYIIFAIGKPAWLVIASLALHGFCYVFFFTAAFIYVDKVAPNDIRASAQSLIAIIALGLGRFIGSLFAGWIKDTFTAAGVTNWRAVFMVPCVLTILCALAFVLFFREEREAGKARATA; via the coding sequence ATGTCGACAAAGACACGACTCGGCATCATGATGTTCCTACAGTACGCGATTTGGGGGGCATGGGCACCGGTGCTTTCGGAATATTTGATGAACCGGCTCGGGTTCACTGGTGTGCAAGTCGGGTGGATCTATGCGGTCCTGCCGCTGGCAACCATCGTGGCACCTTTTCTTGGCGGGCAGGTCGCGGACCGTTGGCTTGCCTCTGAGAAGGTGATCGCCATGCTGCAGTTGGCAGGCGGCGTGTTGCTCCTTGCCATGTCGCGCCTCACCTCCTATGGCACCCTGTTGCCCCTCATGTTGCTCTACTGCCTGCTCTATGCGCCGACGCTGGCCATCACCAACTCCATTGCCATGATCAACTTGGAGAGTTCCGAGAAGGAGTTCGGCCGCATTCGCGTGTGGGGCACCATCGGCTGGATTGCTGCCGGGTGGCTCCTGGCCGCGTGGCGGTACGGTGGGCAGAGCCTGATGTTGCGCGGCGACACCCTCTTCTTGGCCGGCATCTTCTCCCTCATCATGGGACTGCAGGCCTTTAGCCTGCCGCACACGCCGCCGAAGAAGGAGGGCGTCAACCCCTTCGCCTTCCTTGAGGCGCTAAAGATGCTGCGCGACAAGAACTTCTTGATCTTCGTGAGCATCACCTTCGTGGTGGCCACGGAGTTGGAGTTCTACTACATCCTCACCGCGCCCTTCTTGCAGTCGCCGGTCATTGGCCTGCCGGCCAAATCGATCTCCGCAGTGATGACCATTGCCCAGGTGGCGGAAATCTTTGTGATGGCCTTCCTCCTTTCCCTCTTTCTGGAAAAGTACGGCATGCGCAACACGCTGGCCATCGGCGCGTTGGCCTGGCCGATCCGCTACATCATCTTCGCCATCGGCAAACCGGCCTGGTTGGTCATCGCCTCGTTGGCCCTGCACGGCTTCTGCTATGTCTTCTTCTTCACGGCAGCATTTATCTACGTGGACAAGGTGGCACCTAACGACATCCGCGCCTCGGCGCAGAGTCTGATCGCCATCATCGCTTTGGGACTGGGGCGCTTCATCGGCAGTCTCTTTGCCGGTTGGATAAAGGATACGTTCACCGCGGCAGGTGTGACCAACTGGCGGGCCGTGTTCATGGTGCCCTGTGTGCTGACCATCCTGTGTGCCCTGGCCTTTGTGCTCTTTTTCCGCGAAGAGCGGGAGGCGGGCAAGGCACGGGCGACGGCTTGA
- a CDS encoding L-fucose isomerase, whose translation MAVTSDFLQVAPRNRLRGTLPKIGIRPVIDGRRQGVRESLEAQTMQMARNAARLLTEILRHANGLPVECVIADTCIGGVAEAAAAAEKFAREGVGVSLTVTPCWCYGTEVMDTDPLTPKAVWGLNGTERPGAVYLAAALAGYSQLGLPAFAIYGRDVQDADETRIPDDVADKLLRFAKAGLAVATMRGTSYLAMGGVSMGIAGSIVDPGFLLHYLGMRYEHVDMSEFVRRLEQKIFDPEEFPRALTWVKKYCQEGEDPNPPEGQHSRERKDWEWETVVKMTMIARDLMAGNPRLAELGYGEEALGHNALLAGFQGQRQWTDHFPNGDFLEAMLNSSFDWNGIRQPYLVATENDCLNGVAMLFGHLLTDTAQIFADVRTYWSPAAVQRVTGKKLSGRAENGIIHLINSGSACLDGCGQQRRGGKPAIKPFWEITPEEAKACLEATRWCPADLGYFRGGGFSSQFLTVGEMPVTMSRVNIVSGLGPVLQIAEGYTVDLPLEVHRTLDRRTNPTWPTTWFVPVLNGEGPFTDVYSVMANWGANHGAVSYGHIGDRLITLAAMLRIPVAMHNVPRERIFRPSAWGAFGTKDLEGADFRACKNFGPLYGR comes from the coding sequence ACCGAGATCCTGCGCCACGCCAACGGCCTGCCCGTGGAGTGCGTCATAGCCGATACCTGCATCGGCGGCGTGGCCGAAGCGGCCGCTGCGGCGGAAAAGTTCGCGCGCGAGGGCGTGGGCGTGTCGCTCACGGTCACCCCCTGTTGGTGCTACGGCACCGAGGTGATGGACACCGATCCCTTGACGCCGAAGGCGGTTTGGGGACTCAACGGCACGGAGCGGCCCGGGGCCGTCTACTTGGCGGCGGCGTTGGCTGGCTACAGCCAATTGGGCCTGCCTGCGTTTGCCATCTATGGCCGCGACGTGCAAGACGCCGACGAGACCAGAATCCCGGATGATGTGGCCGACAAGCTGCTGCGCTTTGCCAAGGCAGGGCTGGCCGTGGCCACCATGCGCGGCACCTCCTACTTGGCGATGGGCGGCGTGTCCATGGGCATCGCCGGCTCCATCGTCGACCCCGGCTTTCTCTTGCACTATCTGGGGATGCGCTATGAGCACGTGGACATGAGCGAGTTCGTCCGTCGGCTGGAGCAGAAGATTTTCGATCCGGAGGAGTTCCCCCGCGCCCTGACCTGGGTGAAGAAGTACTGCCAGGAAGGCGAGGACCCCAACCCGCCGGAGGGGCAGCACAGCCGGGAGCGCAAGGACTGGGAATGGGAGACCGTGGTCAAGATGACCATGATCGCCCGCGACCTCATGGCGGGCAATCCTCGCTTGGCAGAGCTGGGCTATGGCGAGGAGGCGCTCGGCCACAACGCCCTGCTGGCCGGGTTCCAGGGGCAAAGGCAGTGGACCGACCACTTTCCCAATGGCGACTTTTTGGAGGCAATGCTCAACTCCTCGTTCGACTGGAACGGCATTCGCCAGCCTTACCTTGTTGCCACGGAGAACGATTGCCTGAACGGGGTAGCGATGCTCTTTGGCCATCTGCTCACCGACACGGCGCAGATTTTTGCCGACGTGCGCACCTACTGGAGTCCGGCCGCGGTGCAGCGCGTGACCGGCAAGAAACTCAGCGGCCGCGCCGAGAACGGTATCATTCACCTCATCAACTCCGGCTCCGCCTGTTTGGACGGCTGCGGCCAGCAACGGCGGGGCGGCAAGCCGGCGATCAAGCCCTTCTGGGAAATCACCCCAGAGGAGGCCAAGGCATGTTTAGAGGCGACGCGCTGGTGCCCGGCAGACCTCGGCTACTTCCGAGGCGGCGGGTTCTCTTCGCAGTTCCTCACTGTGGGCGAGATGCCGGTAACCATGTCGCGCGTGAACATAGTGAGCGGCCTGGGGCCGGTCCTGCAAATTGCTGAGGGCTACACGGTGGACCTGCCCTTGGAGGTGCACCGCACCTTAGACCGCAGGACCAATCCCACCTGGCCGACCACCTGGTTCGTGCCGGTGCTCAATGGCGAAGGCCCTTTCACCGACGTCTATTCGGTCATGGCCAACTGGGGAGCCAACCACGGCGCCGTCAGCTACGGGCACATCGGCGACCGCCTCATCACCTTAGCCGCCATGCTGCGCATTCCGGTAGCGATGCACAATGTGCCGCGCGAGCGCATCTTCAGGCCAAGCGCCTGGGGGGCCTTTGGCACCAAGGACCTGGAGGGAGCTGACTTTCGCGCCTGCAAGAACTTTGGGCCGCTCTACGGTCGGTAA
- a CDS encoding solute:sodium symporter family transporter — MGLTWIDLVVFTGFLGAVMAVSLYAGRREQTSEDYFLAGRKLTWYLVGFSLIASNISTEHFVGMAGSAFGRVGLAIASYEWMAAITLVIVAWWLLPIFLKAGIYTMPEFLEYRYDVATRTIMATYIMAAYVVVLLATVLYSGAVALNAIFDIPRLFVQRFGMEQARAEHWANITGIWLIGIIAGSYTIYGGLKSVVWSDLIQGAGLLIGGALVTILGLTFLGHGNIFHGWQSFASANAHKLHVVLPWNDPDVPWLAVFVGGLWIPNLFYWGLNQFISQRTLGAKSVAEGQKGIMLAALLKLCIPFIIVIPGIMAYQLFGSEITVADKAYPHMISKLLPPQLRGVMLAALAGAVMSTFNSGLNSASTIFTIDIYAKYLRPQASARHLVRAGRLVTTVIVVVACLWAPIISKFKGVFSYIQEIWGFISPGIVAAFLVGLVVKKAPPAAGKAAMLIGLPLYGFCRFGRFIWHIPGLQNFAPGAYRAVAAFNSWAFLHHMALVFIVLAICMLIITRARPLQRPVTLPVSSLDTRNHPHVYLMGAVVIALTVTLYAIFW; from the coding sequence ATGGGACTGACATGGATCGATTTGGTGGTCTTCACCGGCTTCTTGGGCGCGGTCATGGCGGTATCGCTCTACGCCGGCCGTCGCGAGCAGACCTCTGAGGACTATTTCCTTGCCGGTCGCAAGCTGACCTGGTACCTGGTGGGCTTTTCGCTCATCGCGTCGAACATTTCCACGGAACACTTTGTGGGCATGGCCGGCTCTGCCTTCGGGCGCGTGGGGCTGGCCATAGCCAGCTACGAGTGGATGGCAGCCATCACCCTGGTGATCGTGGCGTGGTGGCTTCTGCCCATCTTCCTCAAGGCCGGCATCTACACCATGCCGGAGTTCTTGGAGTACCGCTACGATGTGGCCACGCGCACCATCATGGCCACCTACATCATGGCGGCCTATGTTGTGGTGCTGTTGGCCACGGTTCTCTACAGCGGGGCCGTGGCGCTCAACGCCATCTTCGACATACCGCGCCTCTTCGTGCAACGGTTCGGCATGGAGCAGGCGCGCGCCGAGCACTGGGCAAACATCACCGGCATCTGGCTCATCGGCATCATCGCCGGCAGCTACACGATCTACGGTGGGCTCAAGTCGGTGGTGTGGTCCGACCTAATCCAGGGCGCAGGGCTGCTCATCGGCGGGGCGCTGGTTACGATCTTGGGACTGACTTTCCTCGGGCACGGCAACATTTTCCACGGCTGGCAGAGCTTTGCCAGTGCCAATGCCCACAAGCTCCACGTGGTGCTCCCCTGGAACGATCCGGATGTGCCGTGGCTTGCGGTCTTTGTCGGGGGCCTGTGGATTCCCAACCTCTTCTATTGGGGCCTCAACCAATTCATAAGCCAACGCACCTTGGGGGCAAAGAGTGTGGCTGAGGGGCAAAAGGGCATCATGTTGGCGGCGCTGCTCAAGCTCTGCATCCCCTTCATCATCGTCATCCCCGGCATCATGGCTTACCAGCTCTTCGGCAGCGAGATCACCGTGGCCGACAAGGCTTATCCGCACATGATCAGCAAGCTCCTGCCGCCCCAGCTTCGTGGGGTCATGTTGGCCGCCCTTGCCGGCGCGGTGATGAGCACCTTCAACTCCGGGTTGAATTCGGCCTCGACGATTTTCACCATCGACATCTACGCCAAGTACCTCAGGCCGCAGGCTTCGGCGCGCCACCTGGTGCGCGCGGGCAGGCTGGTGACCACGGTGATTGTCGTGGTCGCCTGCCTGTGGGCGCCCATCATCTCCAAGTTCAAGGGCGTGTTCAGCTACATTCAAGAGATTTGGGGCTTTATCTCGCCGGGAATTGTCGCCGCGTTTCTGGTGGGGTTAGTGGTCAAGAAGGCGCCCCCTGCCGCAGGCAAGGCGGCCATGCTCATCGGCTTGCCGCTGTACGGCTTCTGCCGCTTCGGGCGCTTCATCTGGCACATCCCCGGCCTGCAGAATTTTGCTCCTGGCGCTTATCGCGCAGTGGCGGCTTTCAACTCGTGGGCTTTTCTTCATCACATGGCGTTGGTGTTCATCGTGCTGGCCATCTGCATGCTCATCATCACCCGGGCGCGGCCGCTGCAGAGGCCGGTGACGCTGCCCGTTTCCTCCCTGGACACGCGCAACCACCCGCACGTGTACCTGATGGGCGCCGTGGTCATCGCCCTCACGGTGACGCTGTACGCCATTTTCTGGTGA
- a CDS encoding rhamnulokinase, whose product MAARKYLAFDFGAESGRAMLGLVDERSIQLAELHRFANRQVTRDGHLHWDLAYLRGELERGLAAAAAAGHKELAGIGVDTWGVDFGLLDADDRLLSDPYAYRDSRTAGVMEEVFATIPREELYRLTGSQFMQFNSLFQLVCTARREPEVLARARTLLFMPDLFNFFMTGEKSCEYTIASTSQMLNARTRTWEEALFSRLGLPRQLVLPLTAPGTRLAPLSEQVAARVGLPRVQVIAPACHDTASAVAAVPAGQGSWAYLSSGTWSLLGVELQEPMISELSLQGNFTNEGGVGGTIRFLRNTMGLWLLQRCRRDWERSGRSMSYDELVALAKDAQPFATLVDPDDASFLNPPDMPAAIRDFALKTGQQPPQSKGGFVRCVLESLALKYRFLVERLRFITGVQPEVLHIVGGGSQNELLNQFTADATGLPVLAGPVEATALGNIAVQAIATGQLASLAEARELIARSFPLKEYRPQHRAAWDEAYGRAAPLFH is encoded by the coding sequence ATGGCAGCGCGGAAATACTTGGCCTTTGACTTTGGCGCAGAAAGCGGACGGGCAATGCTGGGGTTAGTCGACGAGCGCTCCATCCAACTTGCCGAACTGCACCGCTTTGCCAACCGGCAGGTGACACGCGACGGCCACCTCCACTGGGATTTGGCCTACTTGCGCGGCGAGCTCGAGCGCGGGCTCGCTGCGGCTGCTGCAGCCGGGCACAAAGAGCTAGCTGGCATCGGGGTTGACACCTGGGGCGTGGACTTTGGCCTGTTGGATGCTGACGATCGCCTGCTGAGTGACCCCTACGCCTACCGCGACAGCCGCACCGCAGGGGTGATGGAAGAGGTATTTGCCACCATTCCGCGCGAGGAGCTCTACCGGCTCACCGGCAGCCAGTTCATGCAGTTCAACTCCCTGTTCCAGTTGGTGTGCACGGCACGCAGAGAGCCTGAGGTCTTGGCCCGCGCCCGCACGCTCCTCTTCATGCCCGACCTATTCAACTTTTTCATGACCGGCGAGAAGAGCTGCGAGTACACCATTGCCTCCACCTCGCAGATGCTCAACGCGCGCACGCGCACCTGGGAAGAGGCGCTTTTCTCCCGCCTGGGTCTGCCCCGCCAGCTTGTCCTGCCGCTGACTGCTCCCGGCACCCGCCTTGCGCCGCTGTCTGAGCAAGTGGCAGCCCGTGTGGGTTTGCCCCGCGTGCAAGTCATCGCCCCAGCCTGCCACGACACCGCCAGCGCCGTGGCTGCGGTGCCAGCCGGCCAGGGCTCCTGGGCCTACCTCAGCTCCGGCACTTGGTCGCTTCTGGGCGTGGAGCTGCAGGAACCGATGATCAGCGAGCTTTCCCTGCAAGGCAATTTTACCAACGAAGGCGGGGTGGGCGGCACGATCCGCTTCCTGCGCAACACCATGGGGCTGTGGCTTCTGCAGCGCTGCCGACGCGACTGGGAAAGGTCGGGCAGATCGATGAGTTACGACGAGTTGGTGGCGCTGGCCAAAGACGCCCAACCCTTTGCCACCCTGGTGGACCCCGACGATGCCTCGTTCCTGAATCCACCGGACATGCCCGCGGCCATTCGCGACTTTGCGCTGAAGACCGGCCAGCAACCACCGCAGAGCAAGGGCGGCTTCGTGCGCTGCGTTTTGGAAAGTCTGGCCCTCAAGTATCGCTTCCTGGTCGAGAGGCTGAGGTTCATCACTGGCGTGCAGCCGGAAGTGCTGCACATCGTAGGCGGGGGCTCACAGAACGAGCTCCTCAACCAGTTCACAGCCGACGCCACCGGGCTTCCAGTGTTGGCCGGACCGGTGGAGGCCACCGCCTTGGGCAACATCGCCGTGCAGGCCATTGCCACGGGGCAGTTGGCTTCGCTTGCAGAGGCGCGCGAACTGATTGCGCGCTCCTTCCCGCTCAAGGAGTACCGGCCTCAGCACAGGGCAGCCTGGGACGAGGCGTACGGCCGCGCGGCACCGCTGTTCCACTGA
- a CDS encoding DoxX family membrane protein, with translation MTSQTSPSEKVTCSGWQLGALVALRMLIGWHFLYEGLAKLLNPYWSSSGYLLEAKGFLSGFCTSIVANPTALRLVDWLNIYGLIAIGLGLIVGCLTRPAAIAGAVLLLLYYLCNPPFVGFKYSSPTEGSYLIVNKNLVELCALVVLALFPTGRIVGLDRLLFGPPRIVDPQHA, from the coding sequence ATGACATCCCAGACATCCCCGTCTGAAAAGGTAACCTGCTCCGGCTGGCAGCTAGGCGCCTTGGTCGCCCTGCGCATGCTCATCGGCTGGCACTTCCTCTACGAAGGGCTGGCCAAGCTGCTCAATCCGTACTGGTCGTCGTCCGGCTATCTGTTGGAGGCCAAGGGCTTCCTTTCCGGGTTCTGCACCTCCATCGTGGCCAATCCGACGGCGCTGCGCCTCGTCGACTGGCTGAACATCTACGGCCTCATCGCCATTGGGCTGGGGCTCATCGTCGGCTGTCTCACCAGGCCGGCGGCTATTGCCGGCGCAGTGTTGCTCCTTCTCTACTACCTCTGCAATCCGCCCTTCGTCGGCTTCAAGTACTCCTCCCCGACCGAGGGCAGCTATCTCATCGTCAACAAGAACCTCGTCGAGTTGTGTGCGCTGGTGGTACTGGCGCTTTTCCCCACCGGCAGGATAGTAGGCCTGGACCGATTGCTGTTCGGTCCGCCGCGAATCGTTGACCCACAACATGCGTGA